In Paracoccus aminophilus JCM 7686, a single window of DNA contains:
- a CDS encoding HK97-gp10 family putative phage morphogenesis protein — protein sequence MARLNPRIVAKLKNIPAVAVEAAQKAMEEGAAEIVAAMKAAAPHDQGDLRDSIGWTWGEVPAGTFMIDEIRSGKNKGDQYATLRIKIYAGNADAFYARFHEFGTSTGVPAQPFFFPVWKARKAEFRKRIRKEVRAAIKEAWRNG from the coding sequence CCCAGCGGTTGCTGTAGAGGCTGCACAAAAAGCCATGGAAGAGGGCGCGGCGGAAATCGTTGCGGCCATGAAAGCAGCGGCCCCGCATGATCAAGGCGATCTGCGTGATTCCATTGGCTGGACCTGGGGCGAAGTTCCCGCCGGTACGTTCATGATCGATGAGATTCGCAGCGGGAAGAACAAGGGCGATCAATATGCCACCCTGCGTATCAAGATCTACGCCGGCAATGCCGATGCCTTTTATGCCCGCTTCCATGAGTTCGGAACCAGTACAGGCGTTCCGGCGCAGCCATTTTTCTTTCCGGTTTGGAAGGCCAGGAAAGCGGAGTTTCGCAAGCGAATCCGCAAGGAAGTACGCGCAGCGATCAAGGAGGCTTGGCGCAATGGCTAA